ataaaatactaAATAATCCTCTTGTCTCCTTTATAGGTCTCTGTGCACTCTCCATCAACCATGGCAACTCCTTCCTGGCGTATCCTGGTAGCGCCACCATGGGAGAGATCACAGTCTATGATGCCAACAATCTGGTGAGGCAACAAAGGAAAGAAATGCAGCTGTTTTCATGTCACCTGGAAACCCCATGGGGGAAAAGAGCAGCCTTGTGTTAAAGTGCATTGTTGCCCCTTTAGAGCACTGTGACGCTGATTCAGGCCCATGACAGTCCCCTGGCAGCTCTCACATTCAACGCCTCCGGCACAAAGCTGGCTAGTGCTTCAGAGAAGGTGAGGGCTTGATTTCCTTTTTCACCTTCCTTCTCTTTTATTACACATCAGTCCCTCCTGACCAGGCTTTCCTCCACAGGGTACTGTCATCAGAGTCTTCAGCATCCCTGAAGGACAGAAGCTGTTTGAATTTCGCAGAGGCATGAAAAGGTTATTACTCTTCTTTTCTCGTAGTTTAGGCATTAAGTACTGACCAGCAGTGAGAAtcgaaaaaaaaaagtcagtgaacAAACATGATTCATAAAGTAGGAAAGAGGTTTAATAAATTTCTCGTGACATGAAGGTGAGCAGTGCAAATGAATCTGGTAATACTCACCAGTTACATGTTTTGGTGAGTAAGATACTTTACTGCTCTTCTGCTCAACAGCCAATGATACATGGCTGCGAATGTGCTGAGTAGGTTCCAGTGTCAGTGACTGACTAACAGTAATGTGAGTGGTGGGGTCATGGAAACATTACACTGTAAGATAGAATGGAGGCTGTCATACACAGTGTTTCAACACTCACACTGCTGTGACCGGACTGTGTGCAAAGGTTTGCAGAGTCATTTCTTATCTCAGACAAAAATCCTTAAAGGCAAAGTCGTGCACGGGCTTTAATAATACATCACTGTAATGTTAGTTTTGGATAacttaaaagaaattaaatctcaatgctttgtttctctttctatttcctgtgtgtgttccaGATATGTTAGTATCAGTTCGCTGTCCTTCAGTGCAGATGCACAGTTCCTGTGTGCCTCGAGCAACACTGAGACGGTCCATATCTTTAAACTGGAGCAGCACAGCCCAAGGTTGACTCTCTCATCCTTTTTCAAGCTTCTTTTTTCAGTCACTCACTAtctaattttgaaaaaaaaagtgttgaaaATAATATTAATCCTATAGTCCTATTATATAAAGTCATATGttaattaatataaatattcacagtcactttattaggtgcaTCTAAAAAAGTAGTTGGCACTGGATTGGACCCACTTTTTCTCTTCAGCATTAATTCTTAATGACAGAATTTCAACAAGGTGAACAGTAGGGTCAGGGTGTTTCTGTGtggggtttgcatgttctccctgtgtttgcgtggTTTCTCTCCAGACACTCTGTCTTAaccccacagtccaaagacatgcagttagtggggttaggttaattggtgattctaaattgtgagtgcaaatggttttctgtctctAAGTGTTAGACTGgggacctgtccagggtgtaccctgcctcttgccctaacAGCTGCAGCCTTGTATTGGATAACCAGAAGATAATGGATGGATGCTGAAAATATTCCTTAGGTCTTTTGGAGCATATTGACATAATGgtatcacacagctgctgcagatctGCCTGCTGGTCAGCTGTAAATCTCCTGTTCGTCACATCCCAAAAGGTGTGAGGCTGGAGGCCATTTGAATACAGCAGACTCCCTGTCATGATCAAGAAAGGGATGGCTTGAGCTTTGAGATATAGGGTGTTATTAGACAATGGTGCATCGTGTATAGGGATGTGCATGCTCAGTAACAATACTTGGATAGGCTGAGTAGCATTTAGATGATGCTCAGTTGTTTCTAAGGGACCCAAAGCTAGCCAACAAAATactcccccacaccattacatgTGTGGAGGAGTATTTTCTTGGCCAACTTTGCCTAAACCATTGATAAAAGGTAGGAGGAATCaattttttcatgttgtttatgccaaattctgaccctaccatccaaatatttcagcagaaattgagacacATCAGATTTTacaatcttctattgtccagttttgaaatgtagcctcagtttcctgttcttagctgaagGAAGTGGCACCTGATGAAGTGGTCTCCtcctgcttcaaggtttgatgtgttttgtgttcagagatgctcttctgcccaccttggttgtaacaagggGTTATTcgagttgtttttttcttcctgtcagcttgaagcagtttAGTAATTTTCTCCTGACcttctgacatcaacaaggcatttttacccagagaactgctgcttactggacattttctctttttcagattttctgtaaattctagAGGTGGTAGTGAGAGACAATaacagcagatcagcagtttctgagatGCCCATCTGGCATCAATAGTCAAGccccattcaaagtcacttaaatcacctttgttcctctgatgtttggtttgaacttcagtagGTGGCTTTGATCATGACTATATGCCTAAATGGATGAGCTTGctaccatgtgattggctgattagatatttgcattagaactggtgtacctaataaagtggctggtgatAACTGATAATAAACCATTATTTAGATGAGTATTATCCTGCTTCACCattactattattttattttgcatggGAGACTCACTGACAGTTGAGATGCTTTTGTCTCAAACGTTGTTCTTCCTAACCGGAGTAAATGAATGCCTAGCCCTCTCTGCTAtgttattattaaaaacaacacttttttctAACTCTCATTGCTCCATTATATTATAAAACTGTTATCTCTAGTAGTAATTTAGTCATGTTAaaagttttctttctctttaactACAAAGCATCTTGTTTGATTCCAGCCAAGAGGAGGAGTCCCCTACATGGTCAGCATATGTCGGGAAAATGTTCACAGCAGCCAGTACCTACTTACCTACTCAGGTATCTGACATGATGAATCAGGACAGAGCCTTTGCCACAGTGCGACTCAACATGTTCGGTCTGAAGAACATTTGTGCCCTCGCTATGTAAGAGAACTACAACTATAAaggtatattaaaaaaacaagtctGTATCTTCAGGTTCatttatattgtgtgtgtgtgtgttgtttttgttgatgttgttgttagGATTCAGAAGCTTCCTCGTCTGCTTGTGGCATCTTCAGATGGGTATCTTTATATCTATAATGTGGATCCACAGGATGGAGGCGAGTGTGTCCTTGTTCAAAAGCACAGGTGTGTATATCTTAGTGGGATGTACAGGTTATAAATATCCTTATtctaaattaaaatgtacactTATTTTGGTTCCCCTTGAAATACTCTAACTGAAAAGTTTAAGTTTAAAAACATCGTGAGGCAGAAAGAAAGGTGAAGATGAAGATGTAACCATGTGCACTATAATCACATGTTGGAGCTGAAAAGGCTTGAATGCTATGTTTTTGTATCTGTATGCATTTAAACAGTTGTCCATCTTTTGTTGCTGTTTAAAAATCTCACATTGTTGTGTATTCCTGTTGTCGCATTACCTTAGGTGTTAAATCCTATTCAGCCCATTTCTTCCATGCTTCCTCAGGCTCTTTGAGTCCAATGAGGAGCAGGGGGACCAGAAGGAAGAGGAGAACCCAGAGGATGTCCCTCCAcaaccagctagccaaacatATGCTGCCACTGTGGCTCTCCCCACGACCGCACCCTCCTCCACCACTCTAATGGGTAAGATTTAAGGCTGGCATTTAAACATGAGCATAGTCAGTATACTTTAAGTTTAATGGCTATTAAACACAGCTGtaaattgtgtgtgtatgttcaacTCTTAGTATTGTTGTCAAGCGACTCCTGTTTAAATGAAGCTTGTTTCTTTATAGTTAAAACCCTAGCCATCCAAATATGATCAGaaatatttgaaattttaaaatgcTCTTTCTTTGCTTCTTTCCAGGGTACTCCGAAGACGGTGGAGCCCAGAAAGGTGAAGTCATCCCCGAGCACGAATTTGCTGAGGGCCCCGTTTGTCTGGATGACGAGAATGAGTTCCCTCCGGTTGGAAACCAGAATAACTGACCAAATTCCCCAGGGTACCCTCCCTGCCCCTGCCCCTGCCCCTGCACACAAACCAGACTTACCTGTTTCTAGTAGGAAGGTTGGACAAAATATTCCTAATGTGTTGCGACATTGTGGCTTCCCAACCCTCTCACAAGTTACCCTGCACACCTAAAGTTAAATCTTGGAAGGATATTACCTTCTGgtatttctgtattttgtgtACCCATTGTTATTTGTAAAggatatagaaaaaaaacactaaaacagaGCAGAAGGTCCATTCatcctaaagaaaaaaaaccaccaaCAGAACATTTGTTCTTTAAGTCAAAGGCTGTCTGAACCATCCTAATGTTAACTCCCATATACTACCACTAACAACAGTGTTAAACATGTTGAAATAATCACTGTGCACAGCTAGAAATTCTGACTTTTATACTACTGTTGAATATATGTATTGTCCAACAACAACTCATTACTATGGTAGCAACCTAAAGGGCAGGTAAGTAGTATGAGCTGACCGACAATACTTAAGCTCAATAATATCCAGgggttaaaataacaaaaatgctCCTATGGCCTCAGTCACACTAGGAAAAAAAATTGGCAATCTCTAGTTTTTTTTGGGACCAAATACAAATTGTTGACCAACTGGTCACCCAGAGGTTGAGTGTACAGTGCCCTCAACCTCTGAGCGATCGCTTTTGATTGCAAGGCATTTGCACAGGTCGTCTGGGGGGAGGCAACCTCCCTCCAAATTATTTCAGTTGAACTCAAAATTGGCAAACATTTCCAAATAACTTCCAGCTTATTTATAAATGCAAACAGATTGCCAAAATGTTGCAGTAAGTTGCTGCAAGCCGGAGTCAGTCTGCGTGGATGAAAAACTCGTCTGCACCACTATGTTTATTTCTCCAAGTGAGGATACAATGAATCGCGCCAGTGTCAGTTACAAAGATTTGTGGTGGGCAATTCACTGCAAGCTGCACTGAATTTAATGCTGCAAAGCATGTCTTATGTTCAGACTTTCAGAAGGCTAGAGGAGAACCACATATGAGTATACAGCTTGTTATCCTTTTTACAGTGAGTTACAGTGTTTAATCACATTTCAGCGTTGCTTTTTCTCAGCAGCGTGCACACAGAGCAagattcatttttctttctttttctttccttccctcAACAGACACTAATACATACATTACATGTGTCTTTCAAAATGGAGCTATTAGTGGGACTGTGCTAGTGTATTATGGCAGTGTCTGAATGTTATAGTATGTTAGGATtagttaaattaatattttatgcTTAACAGATGCCTTAATTCAAGGTTTTCTAACTGTGGGATGTGAGACAGCAGCCCTGGTGCATAACTCCAATTCAGGTTCACAAAGTGTACATAGATTTCAGGTATATGAAGGAAGTGTTTGCAGTGAAGTAAATCTCTGGATAAAACCTGGGCTCCACCTGAACCTCAGTTCTCAGGACCACACAGTCCCCAGTTATCCATAACAAAATAAGAGATCACCCTTATCCGTTTAAAGTCTGAGCAGTTAAATTAAGACAGAAAATTGAGCGTTTATTGACCCTTATAActctttaaaattaattaaatattcattttgatatatgagttttaatttgtatcatgcttaccacatctgtgttt
This sequence is a window from Pelmatolapia mariae isolate MD_Pm_ZW linkage group LG8, Pm_UMD_F_2, whole genome shotgun sequence. Protein-coding genes within it:
- the wipi1 gene encoding WD repeat domain phosphoinositide-interacting protein 1; protein product: MESPDLSDDPGVHRGFICASFNQDTTSLSVGTKTGYRLFSVTAVDKLDCIHEGVECPDVYIVERLFSSSLVVVVSLSMPRRMNVYHFKKGTEICNYSYSNNILSVRLNRQRLVVCLEESIYIHNIKDMKLLKTLLNTPTNPSGLCALSINHGNSFLAYPGSATMGEITVYDANNLSTVTLIQAHDSPLAALTFNASGTKLASASEKGTVIRVFSIPEGQKLFEFRRGMKRYVSISSLSFSADAQFLCASSNTETVHIFKLEQHSPSQEEESPTWSAYVGKMFTAASTYLPTQVSDMMNQDRAFATVRLNMFGLKNICALAMIQKLPRLLVASSDGYLYIYNVDPQDGGECVLVQKHRLFESNEEQGDQKEEENPEDVPPQPASQTYAATVALPTTAPSSTTLMGYSEDGGAQKGEVIPEHEFAEGPVCLDDENEFPPVGNQNN